GTAGGCTGGTGACTTGCTGCAATGCGCCAAATCGCATGGAGCCGCCTTGGAGCGAGCGCAGAATAGTGTATACCCCCCGCTGACCTAACAACTCGAGTACAGCCTCAAGGGGTTTTTCCGCAGTTTTAATCATGCTTAAAGGGTACGCGTGCTTTTTCCAGATCAGGTATATCAGCATTACAAAGCGACCAT
This genomic window from Meiothermus sp. CFH 77666 contains:
- a CDS encoding helix-turn-helix domain-containing protein; the protein is MLIYLIWKKHAYPLSMIKTAEKPLEAVLELLGQRGVYTILRSLQGGSMRFGALQQVTSLPPRTLSLRLKELEELGLIRRTEYHEVPPRVEYALTPVGQSLQPALEALAIWQEKVS